One genomic segment of Acinetobacter sp. C26M includes these proteins:
- the carB gene encoding carbamoyl-phosphate synthase large subunit, whose product MPKRTDIKSILIIGAGPIVIGQACEFDYSGAQACKALREEGYRVILVNSNPATIMTDPAMADATYIEPITWQTVAQIIEKERPDAVLPTMGGQTALNCALALDEHGVLEKYNVELIGASKEAIEKAEDRKLFDIAMRKIGLECPKAAIAETMEEALAIQAGFGFPVIIRPSFTMGGSGGGIAYNREEFLEICERGFDLSPTHQLLIDESLIGWKEYEMEVVRDKNDNCIIVCAIENFDPMGVHTGDSITVAPAQTLTDKEYQLMRNASVAVLREIGVETGGSNVQFGINPKDGRMVVIEMNPRVSRSSALASKATGFPIAKIAAKLAVGYTLDELKNDITGGVTPASFEPSIDYVVTKIPRFNFEKFPQAEPVLTTQMKSVGEVMAIGRNFQESVQKALRGLEVGVCGFDEKVEAGTANAKDIILKELKVPGPERIWYVADAFRHGFSLDDVFEATKIDRWFLIQIEDIIKTEAQVKTLGFGDLNADNIRSFKRKGLSDLRIANLMGISQKQFRKHRWNLGVYPVYKRVDTCAAEFESGTAYMYSTYDEECEANPSNRDKIMVIGGGPNRIGQGIEFDYCCVHAALAMRDDGYETIMVNCNPETVSTDYDTSDRLYFEPVTLEDVLEIVRTEKPKGVIVQYGGQTPLKLARALEEAGTPIIGTSPDAIDRAEDRERFQQMIQRLQLRQPNNSIVKSAEEGISEAAKVGYPLVVRPSYVLGGRAMEIVYNEDELKRYLREAVQASNEAPVLLDRFLDDATEVDVDCVSDGKDVVIGGIMQHIEQAGIHSGDSACSIPPYSLSQEVQDEMRRQTVAMAKELGVIGLMNVQFAVKGNDIYVLEVNPRASRTVPFVSKCIGDSLAKVAARCMAGQSLESQGFTKEIIPTHFAVKEAVFPFAKFPGVDPMLGPEMKSTGEVMGVGKTFGEAFYKAVLGSNERLPGLPTEGEVKHAFLSVRESDKKYIANIAKQLIDYGFKLVATNGTHRVLKEAGIECEAVNKVTEGRPHIVDRLKNGEIHLIVNTTEGKQAQYDSAMIRRAALQGKVYYTTTINGAEAVCQAFAVKLPMDVYRLQDLQTVG is encoded by the coding sequence ATGCCTAAACGTACGGATATTAAAAGCATCTTAATTATTGGTGCTGGTCCTATTGTCATCGGTCAAGCCTGTGAGTTTGACTATTCAGGTGCACAAGCTTGTAAAGCGCTTCGTGAAGAAGGTTACCGCGTTATTTTGGTAAACTCTAACCCAGCGACTATTATGACCGACCCTGCAATGGCGGATGCGACTTATATCGAGCCAATCACTTGGCAGACTGTTGCACAAATCATTGAAAAAGAACGTCCAGATGCAGTCCTTCCAACCATGGGTGGTCAAACTGCATTGAACTGTGCTCTCGCTTTAGACGAGCACGGTGTTCTTGAAAAATATAATGTAGAACTGATTGGCGCATCAAAAGAAGCGATTGAAAAAGCAGAAGATCGTAAACTGTTTGATATTGCAATGCGTAAAATTGGTTTGGAATGTCCAAAAGCTGCCATTGCTGAAACAATGGAAGAAGCTTTGGCAATTCAAGCGGGCTTCGGTTTCCCAGTTATCATCCGTCCATCATTCACAATGGGTGGTTCAGGTGGTGGTATCGCGTATAACCGCGAAGAATTCCTTGAAATCTGTGAACGTGGTTTCGACCTCTCTCCTACTCACCAGTTATTGATTGATGAATCACTCATTGGCTGGAAAGAATACGAGATGGAAGTTGTTCGTGACAAAAACGACAACTGTATCATCGTCTGTGCGATCGAAAACTTTGACCCAATGGGCGTACACACAGGTGACTCAATCACCGTTGCACCTGCGCAAACATTGACAGACAAAGAATATCAATTGATGCGTAATGCTTCTGTTGCTGTTCTACGTGAGATTGGTGTAGAGACAGGCGGTTCGAACGTTCAATTCGGTATTAACCCGAAAGACGGTCGTATGGTTGTGATCGAGATGAACCCACGTGTATCACGTTCATCTGCGCTTGCGTCTAAAGCAACAGGTTTCCCGATTGCGAAAATCGCAGCGAAACTTGCGGTCGGTTATACCCTTGATGAATTGAAAAATGACATCACTGGCGGCGTAACGCCAGCATCTTTCGAACCTTCGATTGACTATGTTGTAACTAAGATTCCTCGCTTTAACTTCGAAAAATTCCCACAAGCTGAGCCTGTATTAACAACTCAGATGAAATCTGTGGGCGAAGTCATGGCGATTGGCCGTAACTTCCAAGAATCTGTACAAAAAGCTCTTCGTGGTCTTGAAGTGGGTGTATGTGGCTTTGATGAAAAAGTTGAAGCAGGCACTGCCAATGCTAAAGACATCATCTTAAAAGAGCTTAAAGTTCCTGGCCCTGAGCGTATCTGGTATGTTGCCGATGCATTCCGCCACGGTTTCTCTTTAGATGACGTATTTGAAGCAACAAAAATCGACCGTTGGTTCTTGATCCAAATCGAAGACATCATCAAAACTGAAGCGCAAGTGAAAACTTTAGGCTTCGGTGATTTGAATGCTGACAATATCCGTTCGTTCAAACGCAAAGGTTTATCTGACCTGCGTATTGCCAACTTAATGGGTATTTCACAAAAGCAATTCCGTAAACATCGTTGGAACTTGGGTGTATATCCAGTTTACAAACGTGTTGATACTTGTGCAGCCGAGTTTGAATCGGGTACTGCCTACATGTATTCAACTTACGATGAAGAATGTGAAGCAAATCCATCAAACCGTGACAAAATCATGGTCATTGGTGGTGGTCCAAACCGTATTGGTCAAGGGATCGAGTTTGACTACTGTTGTGTACACGCTGCACTTGCAATGCGTGATGACGGTTATGAAACCATCATGGTGAACTGTAACCCTGAAACGGTTTCAACTGACTATGACACTTCTGATCGCCTCTACTTCGAACCAGTAACGCTTGAAGATGTACTTGAAATCGTACGTACCGAGAAGCCTAAAGGCGTAATCGTACAGTACGGTGGTCAAACACCTTTGAAATTGGCACGTGCTTTGGAAGAAGCAGGTACACCAATCATTGGTACATCTCCTGATGCAATTGACCGTGCAGAAGACCGTGAACGTTTCCAGCAAATGATTCAACGTCTACAGCTTCGTCAACCGAACAACAGCATCGTAAAATCGGCTGAAGAAGGTATTTCAGAAGCGGCTAAAGTTGGCTATCCATTGGTTGTTCGTCCATCTTATGTATTGGGTGGTCGTGCAATGGAAATCGTGTACAACGAAGATGAACTTAAACGTTACCTTCGTGAAGCAGTACAGGCTTCAAATGAAGCACCTGTCCTACTTGACCGTTTCTTGGATGATGCAACAGAAGTTGACGTGGACTGCGTATCTGACGGTAAAGACGTTGTGATCGGTGGTATCATGCAGCACATTGAACAAGCAGGTATTCACTCAGGTGACTCAGCATGTTCAATCCCTCCTTACTCGCTTTCGCAAGAAGTACAGGATGAAATGCGTCGTCAAACTGTTGCAATGGCAAAAGAACTTGGCGTTATCGGTTTGATGAACGTTCAGTTTGCTGTTAAAGGCAACGACATTTATGTACTTGAAGTGAACCCACGTGCATCACGTACTGTTCCTTTCGTGTCTAAATGTATTGGTGACTCTTTAGCAAAAGTTGCTGCTCGCTGTATGGCTGGTCAATCTTTGGAATCACAAGGTTTCACCAAAGAAATCATTCCAACGCATTTTGCAGTTAAAGAAGCGGTGTTCCCATTTGCCAAATTCCCTGGCGTAGACCCAATGCTTGGACCTGAGATGAAATCTACAGGTGAAGTGATGGGCGTTGGTAAAACATTTGGTGAAGCATTCTATAAAGCAGTTCTTGGTTCTAACGAACGTTTACCAGGTTTACCAACTGAAGGCGAAGTGAAACATGCATTCTTATCTGTTCGTGAATCAGATAAGAAATACATTGCCAACATCGCTAAACAGTTGATCGACTATGGCTTCAAACTTGTTGCAACCAACGGTACACATCGTGTACTGAAAGAAGCTGGTATTGAATGTGAAGCAGTCAATAAAGTGACCGAAGGTCGCCCACATATTGTTGACCGCTTGAAAAATGGTGAAATTCATCTTATTGTCAACACAACTGAAGGCAAACAAGCTCAGTATGACTCTGCCATGATTCGTCGTGCTGCCCTGCAAGGCAAGGTGTACTACACCACGACAATTAACGGTGCAGAAGCAGTTTGCCAAGCATTTGCTGTGAAATTGCCAATGGATGTATACCGCTTGCAAGATTTACAAACTGTAGGTTAA
- the greA gene encoding transcription elongation factor GreA, which translates to MQRYPMTPEGKVALEKELQQLKTVERPRIIQAIAEAREHGDLKENAEYHAAREQQGFCEGRIQDIEGKLGAVQEIDVKTLEKNGRVVFGVTVTIENLDTEERKTYKIVGDDEADFKINKISVNSPIARGLLGKNEGDEAKIQTPQGEVEYEIVSVEYI; encoded by the coding sequence ATGCAACGTTATCCTATGACTCCCGAAGGCAAGGTTGCCTTAGAGAAAGAATTACAACAGCTCAAAACAGTAGAACGCCCACGTATTATTCAGGCGATTGCTGAAGCACGTGAGCACGGTGATTTAAAGGAAAATGCTGAATATCACGCTGCGCGTGAACAGCAAGGTTTCTGCGAAGGCCGTATTCAGGATATCGAAGGTAAACTCGGTGCCGTTCAAGAAATTGATGTCAAAACACTTGAGAAAAATGGTCGTGTTGTATTTGGTGTAACTGTCACCATTGAAAACTTGGATACTGAAGAACGTAAGACTTATAAAATTGTAGGCGACGACGAAGCAGATTTTAAAATCAATAAAATCTCAGTGAACTCACCGATTGCACGTGGTCTTTTAGGTAAAAACGAAGGCGATGAAGCGAAAATTCAAACACCACAAGGTGAAGTTGAATACGAAATCGTGAGTGTGGAATATATCTAA
- a CDS encoding TonB-dependent siderophore receptor has translation MQQTVRLTKHPLSRALQLIAGRTKVALPMLVLCVQVTQVMAEPITSNAENMINGQVTANTLPTIKVAAEKDQSTSYTTKKIAIGKTAQSLKETPQSVSVVTRQRLDDQNISTIENAMKYVTGLTVVRYDAAGNYNDFNARGYGSDTYQMDGTTLRTDSNGTYLDLSVFDRIEVLRGASGMFSGAGEPGVSINLVRKRALADFALTGKVSAGSWDNYRGEADITGKLTQDGALRGRLVTAVQDYDTFMNGIDGNKKLVYGTLEYDLQDNTTLSLGATYQDINTVLSRGLPYGHDGKLLNISRKTSFVQDWNKQDLTNKEFFAELEHHLNNDGLIKAKVRQSIRDNHAKYSDPSLPDAQGDMSEFSALAFKREDKDFSADLFFNTPFLFSGQTHNFLIGADYLKGNSKTNYSSWGTPLIGTINIHHDNQHQFAEPDFDYDTNVSKEKIENYGVYSQLRIKPLERLTLVGGGRVSWWKSISTPLRDSGIDSSDPAATHDAKAEFTPYAAVLFDLNPNVSVYSSYSEIFKPQNNFTYDPVTGGKGKQLDPRTGTQIEAGLKASFFDERLNLSSAIYQLEDKNRAIADLSAPEGLGYSVAAGKARSRGFEIEASGQLTENWQVTTGYAYTKSKYLTDPDLQGQPVNTFTPKHNFNLWTTYKLPATVIEGVNVGFGLRAVSSYYDGTGNERVQQNGYTLASASLGYQINPRYKFAINVDNLFDKKYYEKVNYWIRQNMYGSPRSVTASLSFKY, from the coding sequence ATGCAGCAGACTGTAAGATTGACCAAACATCCTCTCTCCCGTGCCCTACAGTTGATCGCAGGACGCACTAAAGTCGCTTTACCTATGCTGGTGCTATGTGTGCAAGTCACACAGGTGATGGCTGAACCGATCACCTCGAATGCTGAAAACATGATCAATGGACAAGTCACAGCAAATACCTTACCGACCATCAAAGTCGCTGCAGAAAAAGACCAGTCAACTTCGTACACAACTAAAAAAATTGCAATCGGCAAAACCGCACAATCGCTAAAAGAAACACCACAGTCCGTCTCTGTGGTTACTCGTCAGCGGCTGGATGATCAAAATATCTCGACCATTGAAAATGCCATGAAATATGTCACAGGCCTGACGGTGGTACGCTACGATGCAGCTGGAAACTACAATGATTTTAATGCGCGTGGTTATGGCAGCGATACTTATCAAATGGATGGTACGACCTTAAGAACCGACAGCAATGGAACTTATCTGGATCTGTCTGTGTTTGACCGTATTGAAGTATTACGTGGTGCTTCTGGCATGTTCAGTGGCGCAGGTGAACCGGGTGTTTCGATTAATTTAGTACGTAAACGCGCATTAGCTGATTTTGCTTTAACAGGGAAAGTAAGTGCTGGTTCATGGGATAACTATCGTGGTGAGGCTGATATTACAGGTAAGCTCACACAAGACGGCGCATTACGTGGCAGGCTTGTCACCGCTGTACAAGATTACGACACCTTTATGAATGGGATTGATGGTAATAAAAAACTGGTATATGGCACATTGGAATATGATCTTCAGGACAATACTACACTATCACTCGGTGCGACCTATCAAGATATTAATACCGTTTTATCACGTGGTTTACCCTATGGTCACGATGGAAAGCTGCTCAATATTTCGCGTAAAACAAGCTTTGTACAGGACTGGAACAAGCAGGATTTAACCAATAAAGAATTTTTTGCTGAACTGGAGCATCATTTAAATAATGATGGGTTGATTAAAGCCAAGGTTCGCCAAAGTATCCGTGACAATCACGCCAAATATAGTGACCCCTCTTTACCCGATGCACAGGGTGACATGTCTGAATTTAGTGCGCTCGCCTTTAAACGAGAAGATAAAGACTTCAGTGCGGATTTATTTTTCAATACCCCGTTCTTGTTTTCTGGGCAGACACATAATTTCTTGATTGGTGCTGATTACCTAAAAGGCAACTCCAAAACCAACTATTCATCTTGGGGGACACCACTGATAGGTACAATCAATATACATCATGATAATCAGCACCAATTTGCTGAACCAGATTTTGACTACGACACTAATGTCAGCAAAGAAAAAATTGAAAACTACGGTGTCTATAGCCAACTAAGAATCAAACCACTAGAACGTTTAACCTTGGTTGGTGGTGGCCGTGTCAGTTGGTGGAAGTCTATATCAACCCCCTTGCGTGATAGTGGTATAGACAGCAGCGATCCAGCAGCTACACATGATGCAAAAGCAGAATTTACCCCTTATGCAGCAGTACTATTCGACCTTAATCCAAATGTGTCTGTGTACTCTAGCTATTCAGAAATTTTTAAACCACAGAATAACTTTACTTATGATCCTGTAACGGGCGGCAAAGGTAAACAGCTTGATCCACGTACAGGCACTCAAATTGAAGCGGGACTTAAAGCCTCTTTCTTCGATGAACGTTTAAATCTTTCTTCTGCGATCTATCAGTTGGAGGACAAAAATCGTGCGATTGCAGACCTTTCTGCACCTGAAGGTCTTGGTTATTCTGTGGCGGCAGGTAAAGCACGTAGCCGTGGTTTTGAAATCGAAGCAAGTGGACAACTTACTGAAAATTGGCAAGTCACAACAGGCTATGCCTACACCAAAAGCAAATACCTAACAGACCCAGATCTACAGGGACAACCTGTTAACACCTTTACCCCTAAACACAATTTTAATTTATGGACGACTTATAAATTACCAGCAACAGTCATTGAAGGGGTTAATGTTGGATTTGGTTTAAGAGCCGTATCTAGCTATTACGATGGAACAGGTAATGAGCGTGTACAACAAAATGGCTATACATTGGCTTCGGCAAGCTTAGGTTATCAAATTAATCCACGTTATAAATTTGCGATTAATGTAGATAACCTATTTGATAAAAAATACTATGAAAAAGTAAACTACTGGATACGCCAAAATATGTATGGTTCACCACGTAGCGTGACCGCAAGCTTAAGCTTTAAGTATTGA
- a CDS encoding CatB-related O-acetyltransferase, with amino-acid sequence MDPLINSPVKHWCEFEFIAKTVKNPNIHIKGNYSYYSAYWDQGFERCVVRYLHDKAATPEKPIDQLHIGNFVCFGAECVIMMGGNQLHRPDWISTFPFDTRSFQPAGDTIIADGCWIGSRAMIMQGVKLGEGAVVATGAVVTQDVPPYAIVGGVPAKVIKYRFPEQDIEKLLALKLYDLDEKLILKMREQLQTDDVEALIKYCEKS; translated from the coding sequence ATGGATCCATTGATCAACTCTCCTGTTAAACATTGGTGTGAGTTTGAGTTTATTGCTAAAACGGTGAAAAATCCCAATATCCATATCAAAGGCAACTACTCTTATTATTCTGCTTACTGGGATCAGGGCTTTGAACGCTGTGTGGTGCGTTACCTACACGACAAAGCAGCTACACCTGAAAAACCGATTGATCAACTGCATATTGGCAATTTTGTCTGCTTTGGTGCGGAATGCGTAATCATGATGGGTGGTAATCAACTACATCGCCCTGACTGGATTTCAACCTTCCCTTTTGATACACGTAGCTTTCAACCTGCGGGTGATACTATCATTGCCGATGGTTGCTGGATTGGCAGTCGAGCCATGATCATGCAAGGTGTTAAACTAGGTGAAGGTGCTGTGGTGGCGACAGGTGCTGTGGTCACTCAAGACGTGCCCCCGTATGCCATTGTCGGTGGCGTGCCTGCCAAAGTCATCAAATACCGTTTTCCTGAACAAGACATTGAAAAACTGCTTGCTCTTAAACTTTATGATCTAGATGAAAAGCTAATTTTAAAAATGCGTGAACAGTTGCAAACAGATGATGTGGAAGCCCTTATCAAATACTGCGAGAAAAGTTAA
- a CDS encoding universal stress protein: MAYQKILVAIDDSEIAVNVIREAAQLAKALNSELTVVEVMTLDPYLADAYIRMGQSNDLIERVRGYVQENLTKAEQKFEEHGLTVATQILEGFSVHQEIIGAAQNLGADLIIMGSHGRTGFKQFVLGSVAQKVLAESHIPVLIVR, from the coding sequence ATGGCTTATCAAAAAATCTTAGTGGCGATTGATGACTCTGAAATAGCAGTGAATGTCATTAGAGAAGCCGCTCAACTCGCAAAAGCCCTGAATAGTGAACTGACGGTTGTCGAAGTAATGACGCTCGATCCTTATCTTGCAGATGCCTATATTCGCATGGGCCAAAGCAATGATTTGATTGAACGTGTTAGAGGTTATGTTCAAGAGAATTTAACTAAAGCTGAGCAAAAGTTTGAAGAACATGGTCTGACGGTTGCAACGCAAATTCTGGAAGGCTTTTCAGTGCATCAGGAAATTATTGGCGCTGCTCAAAACCTAGGCGCAGACCTGATCATTATGGGTTCACATGGACGCACAGGCTTTAAACAATTTGTACTGGGTAGCGTGGCGCAAAAAGTTTTAGCGGAAAGCCATATTCCAGTATTAATTGTGCGTTAA
- a CDS encoding MGMT family protein has product MVQDTNELHRQILEVIALIPYGKVASYGQIAKLAGLPKHPRLVGYVLKHLDKDSEIPWHRVINSQGKISVTRINEKGENVQQTLLEQEGVYLLNGKVSLKIFAWQP; this is encoded by the coding sequence ATGGTTCAAGATACCAATGAACTACATCGACAAATTTTAGAAGTAATTGCCTTGATTCCTTATGGAAAAGTGGCAAGTTATGGGCAAATTGCCAAGTTGGCAGGTTTACCCAAACATCCCCGTCTAGTCGGTTATGTACTCAAGCATTTAGATAAAGACAGTGAGATTCCTTGGCATCGTGTGATTAATTCGCAAGGTAAGATCAGTGTGACTCGAATCAATGAGAAAGGTGAAAATGTTCAACAGACATTGTTGGAACAAGAAGGGGTGTATTTATTAAATGGTAAGGTCAGTTTAAAAATCTTTGCTTGGCAGCCTTAA
- a CDS encoding metalloprotease, whose product MRLKITALTLLCLIFSASCTTQKAPVKMPPYKYPLDANDLPVVNVSFIVTSNRPEVKALDRKAQMYKELAILNQYFVDENNQKIFKFKIHRYYSYQDFSKRKCDLAKQLSQPKAIIPDNLPSAVRTCFPRRKSKEVLFIIYDSYGEKLKDADITSWGFRNQGQPFILIDWERLNYQTQAASIHEMGHAFGLSHVCSPKATKTTPTNIMSSYDCRLGSGGLRNLGFNKEQLNIMLNNYNQYP is encoded by the coding sequence ATGCGGTTAAAAATCACTGCCCTGACACTATTATGTCTGATCTTCAGTGCATCGTGTACGACCCAAAAAGCACCGGTGAAAATGCCTCCTTATAAATATCCATTGGATGCCAATGATTTACCTGTGGTCAATGTCAGCTTTATTGTGACCAGCAATCGACCAGAAGTAAAAGCTTTAGATCGCAAAGCACAAATGTATAAAGAACTAGCAATTTTGAACCAGTATTTTGTTGATGAGAACAATCAAAAAATCTTTAAGTTTAAAATTCATCGTTATTATTCATATCAAGATTTTAGCAAGCGCAAATGTGATCTCGCCAAGCAGTTAAGTCAACCGAAAGCCATTATTCCAGACAACCTACCAAGTGCAGTCAGAACTTGCTTCCCTCGTCGAAAAAGCAAGGAAGTGCTGTTTATTATTTATGATTCTTATGGTGAAAAATTAAAAGATGCAGACATTACCAGTTGGGGATTCCGCAATCAGGGACAACCTTTTATTTTGATTGATTGGGAACGACTGAATTATCAAACTCAGGCCGCCAGTATTCATGAAATGGGACATGCCTTTGGTCTTAGTCATGTCTGCTCACCCAAAGCCACCAAAACCACGCCAACCAATATTATGAGCAGCTATGATTGTCGTTTAGGTAGTGGCGGCCTACGCAATCTAGGATTTAACAAAGAACAGCTGAATATCATGCTCAACAATTACAACCAATATCCTTAA
- a CDS encoding CapA family protein, protein MSTPQEIKIMSQIGNEDFQHPIWQMEIAGDCSAWILFYIALKALVEGQLKLEDGVAADAILQAKQIDQSDLVWNSNNSVLQLLQCLSFSQNVVVQQLLGSQLFGNWQQAQIEISSTAGLFGLNIQHQQGSTQNTLQKLYGLAKAIFHTPIELLKLIFVKALKINGQEVAPAHSLSSCTQLDAVIYLKDQNQPYYFSYAHSNQTLGIFQLFDQLHRVDHLAPYYHSFQQGLLPVKQIQAKSEWVNIIGDTYFGEFYTEKRKNKGIDDALQRYGYSHSLEAIKHFFGPNDINIANLEAVFNLEENSILDGKKAYILGAKSEPTLAEFKRIHINTVCLANNHLKDYGERSLKHTLALLEQAEIDFIGAGTDQQQAHQCLEIKNDEGQCLAIFNGYWHRKSAYQEYNFYALGNSAGVACINAILFEQVMQYRLQHPKHKIIVICHWGVDFKSIHPEQQKLAKVLTQIGADLVIGHGAHTIQSIQSIHQKPVIFGIGNGVFNSNGLFEKYQALPYGAIARINLNECRLRLYPIYTHNQETFWQPRPVDELQFKQALCALTSQLDSANYIIGQDDLGHYLQLNV, encoded by the coding sequence ATGAGTACACCTCAAGAAATCAAAATCATGAGTCAAATTGGCAATGAAGACTTTCAACACCCCATTTGGCAAATGGAAATAGCAGGGGATTGCTCAGCTTGGATATTATTCTATATCGCTTTAAAAGCACTTGTTGAAGGTCAGTTAAAACTTGAAGATGGCGTTGCTGCTGATGCAATTCTGCAAGCAAAGCAGATTGATCAATCCGATCTGGTTTGGAACTCAAATAATTCGGTTTTACAGTTATTGCAATGTCTCAGTTTTAGCCAAAACGTCGTTGTCCAGCAGCTTCTTGGTAGTCAATTGTTTGGAAATTGGCAACAAGCACAAATTGAAATCAGCAGCACAGCAGGGCTGTTTGGATTGAATATTCAGCATCAGCAGGGTTCAACTCAAAATACCCTGCAAAAACTATATGGTTTGGCCAAAGCCATTTTTCACACACCAATCGAACTGTTGAAACTGATTTTTGTCAAAGCATTGAAGATTAATGGACAGGAGGTTGCGCCCGCTCATTCCTTATCAAGCTGTACCCAACTTGATGCAGTTATTTATCTAAAGGATCAAAATCAACCTTACTATTTTTCTTATGCTCATAGTAATCAAACACTCGGTATTTTTCAGCTTTTTGATCAGTTGCATCGTGTTGATCATTTAGCCCCGTATTATCATTCTTTTCAACAGGGGTTATTGCCTGTAAAACAGATTCAAGCCAAAAGTGAGTGGGTCAATATCATCGGCGATACTTATTTTGGTGAATTTTATACAGAGAAACGAAAAAATAAAGGTATCGATGATGCTTTGCAACGTTACGGTTACAGCCATTCCTTAGAAGCAATCAAACATTTTTTTGGCCCTAATGACATTAATATTGCCAATCTAGAAGCGGTTTTTAATCTCGAAGAAAACTCAATTTTAGACGGAAAAAAAGCCTATATTCTTGGCGCGAAGTCTGAGCCAACCTTGGCTGAATTTAAACGGATCCATATCAATACAGTGTGCTTGGCCAATAATCATTTAAAAGACTATGGTGAGCGAAGCCTCAAACATACTTTGGCGTTGCTTGAGCAAGCAGAGATTGATTTTATAGGGGCTGGGACTGATCAGCAGCAAGCACATCAATGTTTAGAAATTAAAAATGATGAAGGACAATGCTTGGCCATTTTTAATGGCTATTGGCATCGAAAGTCAGCCTATCAAGAGTATAATTTTTATGCCTTAGGTAATAGTGCTGGTGTTGCGTGTATTAATGCCATTTTATTTGAACAGGTGATGCAATATCGTTTGCAACATCCAAAGCATAAAATCATCGTGATATGTCATTGGGGTGTAGACTTTAAATCGATTCATCCTGAGCAACAAAAACTGGCGAAGGTACTGACTCAGATTGGGGCTGATCTCGTGATTGGTCATGGCGCACATACCATTCAATCGATTCAATCTATTCATCAAAAGCCTGTCATTTTTGGTATTGGTAATGGGGTATTTAATAGCAATGGTCTTTTTGAAAAATATCAGGCCTTACCTTATGGGGCTATTGCGCGAATCAATTTAAATGAGTGTCGATTAAGGTTGTATCCAATCTATACCCATAATCAGGAAACCTTTTGGCAACCTCGTCCTGTCGATGAACTGCAATTTAAGCAAGCGCTATGTGCCTTGACCAGTCAACTCGATTCAGCAAATTATATTATTGGGCAGGATGATTTAGGCCATTATCTCCAGCTCAACGTTTAA